From the genome of uncultured Desulfovibrio sp.:
TCCTGGCAGCATGCTCCAGGGCATGACCGGCGTACTCCTGCTGGCATTTGTGCTGTGGCAGAGCCGCTCGCGCCTCAGCCAGACCGGGCAGGAATCCTGGTTCAAGGGCGGGCTTGCGGGCTTTGCCTCGGGCGTGCTTGGGTCGGCCATCTCTTTTGACGGCCCCCCTGTGGGAGCCTACGGCCTTTATGCCGGGTGGGCTCCACGGATATTTCTCGGCACGCTGGGGATATTTTTTATCATCAGGGCTTCGCTGACCTGCGTACTCCAGGCCGGAGCGGGACTGTACACGCCCGAAGTGCTGCGCTACGCCGCATATGGCTTGCCTGCCACGGTGCTGGGCACGCTGTGCGCCTTCCCTGTAGCGAAAAAAATCAACCCTGAACGTTTCCGCACCGTACTGCGCGGCATCATTGCCGCTGCGGCTCTGGTCTGCATCTGGCGGGCATGGCTGTAGCGCTCAACCACTTGCAACCTTCCATCAGTAGTGGCCTCCTCGCGGAGGCCTTTTCTTTGCGGCAAAAGCAAAGCCCGCACCAAACAGGCGCTTGCCCCGGCCGTGATACAAATTTGTAATCCATTGTGTCTTTATGAGGACAATAAAACAATATTGTTTTAGTAATCCCCTGTTTTTTCAATTAAAAATATTTAATATGCTGAAATAGAACAACTTTAAACTTTGGCAGTCATGTTGCAATACCCTCTGCAAAATCTGGAGGGTTTTCGTATGAATATGTTGCTGAAAAAAGTTGTGGTTGGTGCAGCGCTGGCAAGTTCGCTCCTCATGGGCGCCAATACCGCTCGTGCCGACCTGCTTGCGGATATCAAGGCCAAGGGCGAAATCGTCATTGGCACCGAAGCCCGTTTTACGCCGTTTGAATTTATGGAAAACGGCAAAATCGTGGGCTACAGCACCGACCTGCTTGAAGTCATCATGAAGGACATGCCCAGCGTTAAGGTCAAGCGCATGGATATTCCCTTTCAGGGCATCCTGCCCGGCCTGAGCGCTAAAAAATTTGACTATATCGTCACGTCTGTCACCGCCACCAAGGAACGCAACGAGCACTACGCCCTGAGCGTGCCCGTGGCTGACGCCACTGTGG
Proteins encoded in this window:
- a CDS encoding sulfite exporter TauE/SafE family protein; amino-acid sequence: MDIPVLVVVIAWFVGGFVSGASGIGGAMIALPLAALFIPIQVVIALSCILNLVMDGMIAAMHFRYCKVRALYPLFAGAIPGSIIGLFILQMVPGSMLQGMTGVLLLAFVLWQSRSRLSQTGQESWFKGGLAGFASGVLGSAISFDGPPVGAYGLYAGWAPRIFLGTLGIFFIIRASLTCVLQAGAGLYTPEVLRYAAYGLPATVLGTLCAFPVAKKINPERFRTVLRGIIAAAALVCIWRAWL